In a single window of the Phycisphaerales bacterium genome:
- a CDS encoding N-6 DNA methylase yields the protein MSGAVEQSIHEVDFCGQVATAVAAMHAQDPTFPFAEARLEGFGTGAAKRKRKDLRFFEPDGKLALCGEVKLPGTAEGRSPYDDGVYQDAAQKADNAAVRFFFTWNVNVFVLWDRSQWDKPILERRVREWKLGLTLAGPEDVARPENLEFIRTRFLPDLLRDLADIYTGRRRDWTMPADDIFIRSLESHLDWPVQLATAYLIDRTDRNKTFDAKVQQWLADQDWGFVRNDADQWRTAMGNMAKTLAYVWANRLIFYKALRARFTDLARLELKRSVKTPDDAAKAFDRYFQKAVERSGDYEPLLFPNAQDWASAIVFEAPSALDAWRGLLRGIESVDFRDVPSDIVGRIFQKLIGPEERHRYGQHFTGDDVVDLINAFCIRDGGDSVLDPACGSGSFLVRAYYRKRHLDPTRQHLDQLADLFGCDIALYPAHLATLNLAAREINDEANYPRIVRQDFFDTYIPMNGNGGEKPRPFCTLPDMKGGTLAVDLPKLDAVVGNPPYVRQEKIDKTSKPRYAALVTGAWADVKLSGRADLHCYFWPVATKLLKPDGYFGFLTSSSWLDVEYGFALQGWILRHFKLLAVMESNAEPWFTDARVKTVATILQRCDDEAERMANLVRFVRFDKPLREIIGVPTGSDEAERQQAVERLRDRILAAAADEEDDALRIIVKPQRDLWADGVRAGSILRDVSPDDAEAEDDDEDGEGPDAEGNGEPKTHFDFAAGEYVAGKWGRYVRAPDFYFEVLRRFGRRFVALGEIANVRFGVKSGCDAFFMPRDVTDELLRECVTDAAFKRRAGGAPRKDAEAGKLRVIQAGDGSIHAIEAKYLAPELHSPMLVDRPTVRAKDLDRVILLVGQPMKDLRGTWVHKYLKYGEQATFASKKSKAVPVPQRSTCAARDPWYDLTKLVKPGFAFWPMAQQYRHIIAGNPDHLVCNHNLFDLYSEDLSKREQETLWAVLNSTMVGLFKTFYGRWAGTEGNLKTEVVDVNLLEVPDPRGVDADLAKRLTGALKSMRRRTVGRLIEEQLMERHSPERARRIAAGPLVLSDELRQDDRRDLDDAVFELLGVGDAAERAQLVQRLHEATALHFRHIRVVEIDKQEQRARTANRRFSVLELAADAWDAAELPDLTPLAEWVSKQPGCDMAVNIPEERPAEMSPSPMFDPNTVYFGRRIGGKGRDGTAGAQMDCTSSGQAQLIVRLANVGISGCVNVPADDAPCLVTMRAVDTRLHTARKRFDELAESRTSDPRLQAQIVDQLTRWYVHGRNAGSPAEAVIEAG from the coding sequence ATGAGCGGCGCGGTCGAACAGTCCATCCACGAAGTCGATTTCTGCGGCCAAGTCGCGACGGCGGTAGCCGCGATGCACGCGCAGGACCCGACCTTCCCCTTCGCCGAAGCCCGGCTCGAAGGTTTCGGCACGGGCGCCGCGAAGCGGAAGCGGAAAGACCTGCGGTTCTTCGAACCCGACGGCAAGCTGGCGCTGTGCGGCGAAGTGAAGCTGCCCGGCACGGCCGAAGGCCGCTCGCCTTACGACGATGGCGTCTATCAGGACGCCGCGCAGAAGGCCGACAACGCGGCCGTCCGCTTTTTCTTCACCTGGAACGTTAACGTCTTCGTCCTTTGGGACCGCTCGCAATGGGATAAACCGATCCTGGAACGGCGCGTCCGCGAATGGAAACTCGGGCTGACGCTGGCCGGCCCCGAAGACGTGGCCCGCCCCGAAAACCTGGAATTCATCCGGACGCGCTTCCTGCCCGACCTGCTGCGCGACCTGGCCGACATTTACACCGGCCGGCGGCGCGATTGGACGATGCCGGCGGACGATATCTTCATCCGTTCGCTTGAAAGTCACCTGGACTGGCCGGTTCAGCTTGCGACGGCATACCTGATCGACCGCACCGACCGGAACAAGACGTTCGATGCCAAGGTGCAACAGTGGCTTGCCGATCAAGACTGGGGTTTCGTCCGCAATGACGCCGACCAATGGCGGACGGCCATGGGTAACATGGCGAAGACGCTCGCCTACGTGTGGGCGAACCGGCTCATCTTCTACAAGGCGTTGCGCGCCCGCTTCACCGACCTTGCCCGGCTGGAACTGAAGCGCAGCGTCAAGACGCCCGATGACGCGGCGAAGGCATTCGACCGCTACTTCCAGAAGGCGGTAGAGCGTAGCGGCGACTATGAGCCGCTGCTGTTCCCGAACGCGCAAGACTGGGCATCGGCAATCGTCTTCGAAGCCCCGAGCGCCTTGGACGCGTGGCGCGGGCTGCTGCGCGGTATCGAATCCGTGGACTTCCGCGACGTGCCGTCCGACATCGTGGGCCGCATCTTCCAGAAGCTCATCGGACCGGAAGAACGGCACCGCTACGGCCAGCATTTCACTGGCGACGACGTGGTGGACCTGATCAACGCGTTCTGCATCCGCGACGGCGGCGACAGCGTGCTTGACCCCGCGTGCGGCTCGGGAAGCTTCCTGGTCCGCGCCTACTACCGCAAGCGGCACCTGGACCCGACCCGCCAGCATCTTGACCAGCTCGCCGACCTATTCGGCTGCGATATCGCTCTGTACCCGGCGCATCTAGCGACGCTGAACCTGGCAGCTCGTGAAATCAACGATGAGGCGAACTATCCGCGCATCGTTCGACAGGATTTCTTCGACACGTACATTCCCATGAACGGCAATGGCGGCGAGAAGCCGCGACCGTTCTGTACATTGCCAGACATGAAGGGCGGCACGCTCGCCGTCGATCTGCCGAAGCTGGATGCCGTGGTCGGCAATCCACCGTACGTCCGGCAAGAGAAGATCGACAAGACGAGTAAGCCCCGCTACGCCGCGCTCGTGACGGGCGCTTGGGCCGACGTGAAGCTATCCGGCCGGGCCGATCTGCATTGCTACTTCTGGCCAGTCGCGACAAAGCTTTTAAAGCCAGACGGCTACTTCGGCTTTCTGACAAGCTCATCTTGGCTGGACGTGGAATACGGCTTCGCGCTGCAGGGCTGGATTCTGCGGCACTTCAAGCTTCTGGCAGTTATGGAAAGCAACGCGGAACCGTGGTTCACCGACGCCCGCGTAAAAACCGTCGCGACCATCCTGCAACGCTGCGATGATGAAGCCGAGCGTATGGCGAACCTGGTTCGCTTCGTGCGCTTCGACAAGCCGCTACGCGAAATCATCGGCGTACCGACCGGCAGCGACGAAGCCGAGCGGCAACAGGCGGTCGAACGGCTGCGCGACCGCATCTTGGCCGCGGCAGCCGATGAGGAAGATGATGCGCTACGGATCATCGTCAAGCCGCAACGCGACTTGTGGGCCGACGGCGTGCGGGCCGGCTCGATTCTGCGCGACGTATCGCCCGATGATGCCGAAGCGGAAGACGACGACGAAGACGGCGAAGGCCCGGACGCCGAAGGCAACGGCGAGCCGAAGACGCACTTCGATTTCGCAGCGGGCGAGTACGTGGCCGGCAAGTGGGGCCGCTACGTCCGCGCCCCGGATTTCTACTTCGAAGTGCTGCGCCGCTTCGGCCGGCGCTTCGTCGCCCTCGGCGAAATCGCCAACGTGCGGTTCGGAGTCAAGAGCGGTTGCGACGCGTTCTTCATGCCGCGCGACGTGACGGACGAACTGCTGCGCGAATGCGTCACGGACGCGGCGTTCAAGCGCCGGGCGGGCGGCGCGCCACGGAAGGACGCGGAAGCGGGCAAGCTGCGCGTGATTCAGGCGGGCGATGGCAGTATTCACGCGATCGAAGCCAAATACCTGGCTCCCGAACTACATTCACCGATGCTGGTTGATCGTCCAACGGTGCGGGCGAAGGACCTGGATCGCGTAATCCTGTTGGTCGGCCAACCGATGAAGGACTTGCGCGGAACGTGGGTTCACAAGTACCTGAAGTACGGCGAACAGGCCACGTTCGCATCGAAGAAATCGAAGGCCGTACCAGTCCCGCAGCGTTCAACGTGCGCGGCACGCGACCCGTGGTACGACCTGACGAAGCTGGTGAAGCCGGGCTTCGCGTTCTGGCCGATGGCGCAGCAGTACCGGCATATCATCGCGGGCAATCCTGATCACCTTGTCTGCAATCACAACCTGTTCGACCTGTATTCCGAAGACCTAAGCAAGCGCGAACAGGAAACGCTCTGGGCCGTTCTGAATTCGACGATGGTTGGGTTGTTCAAGACGTTCTACGGGCGCTGGGCAGGCACAGAAGGAAACCTGAAAACCGAAGTGGTGGACGTGAACCTACTGGAAGTGCCCGACCCGCGCGGCGTTGACGCCGACCTAGCAAAGCGGCTTACGGGCGCCCTTAAGTCGATGAGGCGGCGGACCGTCGGCCGGCTCATCGAAGAACAGCTTATGGAGCGACACTCACCCGAGCGCGCCCGCCGCATCGCCGCGGGGCCGCTCGTGCTGTCCGACGAATTGCGGCAGGACGACCGGCGTGACCTGGACGATGCCGTCTTCGAACTGCTCGGCGTCGGCGACGCGGCCGAGCGGGCGCAGCTTGTACAACGCTTGCACGAAGCGACGGCGCTGCACTTCCGCCATATCCGCGTGGTCGAAATCGATAAACAGGAACAGCGTGCCCGCACGGCGAATCGGCGGTTCAGTGTACTGGAACTGGCCGCCGACGCGTGGGACGCGGCCGAGCTTCCCGACCTGACACCGCTGGCCGAATGGGTCAGTAAGCAACCCGGCTGTGATATGGCGGTGAACATCCCCGAAGAGCGCCCGGCGGAAATGTCGCCTTCGCCCATGTTCGACCCTAACACGGTTTATTTTGGCCGGCGGATCGGCGGGAAAGGGCGCGACGGAACG